TActattcaaaagaaaaaagaattccaTGTTATTTGTCATGCATGCCCAAAGTTGAATGGGACCTGAGTTGGAAGAGGAGCGTAAAGACAGAGTAGCCCTGAAATCTGAAACAATTAGCAATACCTGCTCCAAGTATCCTCCTACAGGGTACAAATGCACAGACACAAGACACAGAGAGAGGCACAAATGTCAAATGAAGAATCAGATGCCACCACCAACCCAACCACCAAACATAGCAGAGCAGAAACTCAGCTCATCAAGTTGCAAGCTTCTTGCTTGCTAAGAGTCACAGCTCACGATTAAGCTCCCTCCTAGCCAGATCTCAAGTCGCAATCTTCGAGCCAGATCGACTATATTGATGGCTTTTGTGTTGTTCAAGGACAGCATGAAGCAGAGGCTGCAGGGCTTGTCGGGCCTCTCCTGCTCGTCCCCGGCCTCCACCTCCGTTGTCGTCGCCTCCGGCCGCACCATCGACCGCCACTCCCCGCACGTCGGGGACCCTCGCAGGCGTCTCGCGTCATCCGTGCCAAGGCCACCCACCAAGCCCAACTCTTCCAGTACCACTAGCGattcttcatcctcctccatGAAGCAGCAGCATCGGCAGCTGTACCACGATCACGGcggcaacaagaagaagaagaacactACAGCAGCTGCTAGGTCATCGACgtcagagaagaagaagacgatgCAGCAGGAGAGCCCCGCAAGATCCTCCAGGTTCCTGCTCAACTCCTCCAGGCTGCAGGAGCCCGACGACGACATCACCATCCTCGACTCCATGCCCACGTTCGTCGACAGTACATTCCGTGGCCGCGGCGATGCCGCGCTGCTTGTTCCCGGGACCCAGGAGGCACTGCCGGGGCGATTAGCGGAGTCCTCCGCAGGTGCAGGGTCTTCCTTCTCGTCGTCCTCCTTCTGGTCGTCGTCGGAGACAGGAGGCGGTGTCGCCGGTGCCGGTGCAGCAACTAGAGTTAGAGACGATGACATGAAGGTCATCACGAGGTCTTGCTCAATGATAACACGGGAGCACCAGGTGAGTGAGATCGATGCTCCCGAGTCCTGACCGACTATcccgcatgcatgcatgttctgCCGTCCAGCTATTGATTTCTTGTCGTTAAATTAGGAGTGGTGAACTGGTGATCCATCTAATCAAACGTCTGCTGCACATGATTGGTTATCGATCGATCACAAGTTCACAACGTATGCATATATACGTGTGCAGGTGGTGGTTTTGAGGGTGTCGCTGCACTGCAAGGGCTGCGCTGGCAAGGTGAAGAAGCACATCTCCAAGATGGAAGGTGAGGCGATCGACGACTGAGAATTTCTATATTCGTTCATCGCTCCTTCATCGACATAGTCAGCCGCCTATGTGCAGGCGTTACGTCTTTCGACATCGACATCGCGACGAAGAAGGTGACGGTGGCGGGGGACGTCACGCCGCTGGGCGTGCTCAACAGcatctccaaggtgaagagcgCGCAGTTCTGGCCGGACTCCGCCTCTCCGCCGCGCGCCTCCGCCTCCTTCTGACCAGCTTGATTGGAGGCAACAGCACTCACAACTCTTTCTATTAGTTTCTTGCTATTAGATTTGGAACAGGCGCTAGGGTTCTGCTCTGCGTTTGTGCAATCCTGCTGCCTATGTGCTCTTGGTGATGTATCCAGTAGTATTAGTTCTGTAGTTCCGTGAGACTACATGCTGGTTCTAACAAAGCCGGGGAGGGGTCTTAGTCTAGAAAACTGAGGGCCTGCTTGGGtcgtagtcttttttggagttttggaaaaataatggttttataaatattttggttCTGGAAAACACGGAGGTCTTTGAATAAATAATAAATCTTGTAGTTTTGAAAACCACAGTATTGCTATAACTATAGTCacttttttttgagttttggaaACTGTACCCtagatatgtttttttaaacCTTAGTATTGTGTGACTCTGGTTTCTAAAACTGCAATTTCGTAGTAccatagttttttaaaaactatagCACCCGTGAGCTTTGATAAGTAGGTCGACAAAGTATTTAAATAAGAGATAAGGGGAAATTTGACTATACGTCCCAAAGTTAGTTGATatttaataatatatttgaagttGATCATCTTTTCATCATATGTCTCACAAGAACTACTTTGTAACAAATTTTATCATTAATCTCTCTTACCCAATACGAAATATTGTTACAAACTAAGTACTTGTAGGACATATGATCAAATGATGATCAATTTTGGATATATTATCATGGCTAATCAACTTTAgaacatataatcaattttgTCCTCCAAACAGGTGTTTTAACACCTTTATTTAGAGAAAAGCCCATGTTATTCGTTTGGTCCACTTAACCCCGGTACATTTTCAGGTAACACTTAACCCCATAACTATTCGTACCAGATTAAATTAGCCCCTAACCCGGTTTTGGACGGCTGTTTTGCCACCATGATGCCTGTTTTGACTGGTCGTGCCCGGGATTGACACGTTCGTATGCAGACGTGGACTGGAATCGGGTTGGGGCCAATGAGGCGTTGCTTCCCGCCGTCACTGCTCCGTTGCGGCCTTGCCTCTCATGCCGTTTGCGTCCCAGGCCCCAACCCGATTCCAGGCCAACTTTTGGGCGCGTCCTGGACCCGGCGCTCGACCTCCTCACAGGCTTCCACAGCGGCACGCGAGACGGACTCTTGCGCGAGCTGCGCCGCGACGACGAGGACACGCTAGTCGACTGCGAGCTGGGCCGCTGCTCCCAGTGAGCCAAGGATAAGGACCTGCACGGTGCCCGACAGGGCACGCAGAAAATCCCTTGCACCAAAACCAAATGTTTCTTCACAATTTGCTGCGAACCTTGCGTCAGGGGACATCAAGTGCTGCTATTCTCGTGCATAGGCTCCATGAAAAATATATTACTGGGCGAAGGTCAGCTTACCGTAGTTCGGAATTGGTGAGACCGAATAGCGGCGCTTAATCCACAAGACTAGTATGTTCAACGTGACTACGTCCATCGCCTTCTTCATGAGGTTCCATGGGAACCAGCTTTATGGCAGCAGCGATATATCGGTATCCCAAGGAGGCGAAACAGAGCGCTGACGAGCCACTGGAGCTGGGTGAGAGATGTGGGTACGGCGAAATCTTCCAGGAAATGGACAAAGGATGAACTGGAAGATGACAGTGCCATTTAGGATTCCCACGAAAATGGAGTTCTCTGGCAGGATGTTGATCTCCAACATGTCTCTTGAGCTTATCTCATTGAACACCTAAATGGCATACACATATATGCATTTAAACGCTAACCTCTCTCGATTCAACTACTTTGGCAGCACAAGTCAGAGCAGGCAGCACCAGCATAGCGGCACATTGTCTCAAATGATGGTGCCGTGAGATAACCATCCCATGACTATA
The sequence above is drawn from the Phragmites australis chromosome 10, lpPhrAust1.1, whole genome shotgun sequence genome and encodes:
- the LOC133930443 gene encoding protein SODIUM POTASSIUM ROOT DEFECTIVE 2-like gives rise to the protein MAFVLFKDSMKQRLQGLSGLSCSSPASTSVVVASGRTIDRHSPHVGDPRRRLASSVPRPPTKPNSSSTTSDSSSSSMKQQHRQLYHDHGGNKKKKNTTAAARSSTSEKKKTMQQESPARSSRFLLNSSRLQEPDDDITILDSMPTFVDSTFRGRGDAALLVPGTQEALPGRLAESSAGAGSSFSSSSFWSSSETGGGVAGAGAATRVRDDDMKVITRSCSMITREHQVVVLRVSLHCKGCAGKVKKHISKMEGVTSFDIDIATKKVTVAGDVTPLGVLNSISKVKSAQFWPDSASPPRASASF